TAACTTATAAACAACATGGTATAATTAACGTGGTATAATCGTATGGTCAAAAAGCTTTTATCAATAGTGATTATACCGCAATTGGAACAAAGATAGCCTAATTAAACTGATAATAGCTTCAATTTCTTGCATATGGAAAGGAATAACTGTATACATGGAACTTCCGTTGGATTTGAGAAATGCATTGGAATCGGAACTTTCATCTTTATCCTCCAGGAGACTTGCCGGGGTGGTATCGGAACTTTCAGGCAGATACCGCAATAATAAACCAACTTCCCGAAAGAGCTTTATAAAATCACGGGAGGAAGTAAATGCATATGTTGCTTTTCGCATGCCTGCCACCTATGCCGCTGTGTACTCAGCACTAAGGAAGGTAAAGGAAATTCTCCCTCAATGGAATCCTGAAACATTTATGGATGCAGGAGCAGGCCCTGGAACCGCCATATGGGCGGCTTTGGAAGTATATCCAGGATTACGTGCTGCAACCCTTCTTGAAAGAGAAGAGGATATGATTGAATTAGGGATGAGATTGGCTAAATACTCATCATCTGGTTTTATACAAAATGCAGAATGGATCAGAACAGATATTACTGGTGACTGGAATACATCATCCCATGACCTGATAACTGCTTCCTATGTATTGGGAGAAATTGATGAACAGCACAGAAACGATTTTATCCGGAAACTCTGGCAGGTTACTGCAAATACCCTGGTTATCATAGAACCTGGTACGCCCGCAGGATTTTCAAGGATTAGACAAGCCCGTGAGATTCTTGTTGGTGAGAGGGCCTTGATAGCAGCACCTTGCCCTGGCAACATTACTT
This region of Clostridiaceae bacterium genomic DNA includes:
- a CDS encoding rRNA methyltransferase, which codes for MELPLDLRNALESELSSLSSRRLAGVVSELSGRYRNNKPTSRKSFIKSREEVNAYVAFRMPATYAAVYSALRKVKEILPQWNPETFMDAGAGPGTAIWAALEVYPGLRAATLLEREEDMIELGMRLAKYSSSGFIQNAEWIRTDITGDWNTSSHDLITASYVLGEIDEQHRNDFIRKLWQVTANTLVIIEPGTPAGFSRIRQAREILVGERALIAAPCPGNITCPIEEGNWCHFSQRVSRSRLHKQVKAGELSYEDEKFSFIAVSRLEGRLITGRVLRHPQIRKGHIEFEICSPDGISRKTITRKDKELYRIAKNLSWGSVFPEIE